From Candidatus Hydrogenedentota bacterium:
GTCTGCTCCTTGAGGACTGCGGTCAAGTGAAAGCGCCGAACCACTTCCTCCACGAGGTGAGCGCGTTGCCTGACGGTCGGATTCTGTGCCGTGTAGGTACGGAAGCGCCGGGCTTGTATATCTATGATCCCGTTGAAAAAAGCTATCGTGCCGCGCCGGACACGCTTGTCGGTGTAGAAGGGGGGCGCTGCTGGCAGGATTATTTTGTGACGGAAAAAGGGCTTTTCGATGCCGATTTGGAGCCGGTGATAACGCCGCCTTTCCCGCTGCCTGAGGGCGATGAAACGGCTTGGGCACCGGTACCGCACTTGACGACGGCGACCATGTTATTTGTGCAGCAGGGCAAGAGCCTGTATCGCTTTCGACAAGGTGATTCGAAATTGACCTTGGTGCATTCATTTGATTTGCGGGGCGGGCGCATGTTGGCTTCCACCGTGAGGGGCGGTGTGGCAGGCGTGCGGGGGCAGCAATATTTTCAAATAAGCTCGGGAAGTACGACGTGGAAACGTCATGAGCTTCCTGTGATGCCGCCGCTGCGGACGGCCGCTTTCTTGCGTATGGACGGCAGCGGTCAGCTGTGGGGCGGTCCCGCGTGGGGTCAGACCTTGTTTTTTATGGATGGGACGACGGGCGTTGCTACCCAATTGACTTCTGTTTCGCCGCGGCTGGGCGGCGTGCGGGATATGGCATTTACGGAAGGGGCAAGCTGGGGTGTTTCCTATCCTGACGGAGAAATTTTCCGCCTTGACATTGAGCAGGCGTGGCAAGAGTGGGACGGTAAAAATCCCATGACGATTACGCGCCTCGGCAAGGGGGGCTATCATGATGCGACAGGCGGCATTGTTGCCTACGGAGAAGAGCTGCTCTACAGCGGCTGGTCTTTCGAATCGGGAGGCGGCGCTATTGCTGTCACCGATCCGACGACCCAATCGACGAAACTGGTGGAAAATCCGCTGGGGAAACGGGCCGTTACAGGACTTGCCTTGAATGATGATTTCCTTTTTGCCGTGGGCGCGGTGTTGTCGGATAAAGAGGCTGTGGTGGAAGCGGAAGAAGTAGAGCCGCCTTTGTTTGCCGTATTTGTGCGCGGCACGGTACAGCCTTGTTGGAACGGTAGAATTGAGAGAAGCCGAACGGCAAATCGCTTGTGTTTTGACGGGGCAACAAAGCGCGTTGTCTTGGCAGTGGACGATCTTCCCCGAGTTTTCGATGTGGAGCGTATGCAGCTTTTGGAGCCTTTCACTACGGAAGCACCCCCCATTAGCAGTTTGCAGCAGGTCAGCCGAAATGACGGCTATTGCTATTACGGATCGGGCAAGAAAATAATCCGTCTTCAGCTTGTCACGGGGCAATGGGAGGAAGTGCTTGCCTTACCTGAGGACGTGGGAGCCGTGGCCGCCGGTCAGGACGGCGTCTTGTTTGCCGCTTGCGGTATCGATATTTACCGTGTAGACTTTCCGGAGCCTTACGCGGATATTGTGCCGGAAGGCTAGCGGTGGATCTATCCAAAGCTTTAACCCGGAGAAATAGAAGATGAAAGATCGTTGTCCCAATAAAAAAATTAATACGTCCCGCTGTACCTGCACTTACCCGGGCTGTACGAATCACGCGGTCTGCTGCGACTGTTTGCATATGCACCTTGCGAACAAGGAATTGCCGGGCTGTTGTTTTCCGGCGGAAGCAGAAAAAAGCTATGACCGCTCCTTTCGTGCTTTTGCAAAGGCGTGGAAATTATTGTCTTCCGAAGCGATAAACAAGTAGAAAAGCCGTGTTATACTATATAAGCAAGATCAGCGTGGCTTTTGTCTGTATCGATCAGGTTTCTTTAGGAGGAACAGCGAGAAGAATCTTAAGGACAATGGGGGTGTGATGTTGTGCTAGGTCATGTTGGAAACGGCGGTTGGCGCGGCAGATTGCCGTGCCCTATAGATAAACGTAAAGGTACGTTATGGTCAGGCAAAAATGTTTGCGGTGTTCGTTTTTGAATGAAGGCGGCCACAGCCAATGTCAAAAGTGCGGCGCGCCGTTGTCGTCTGTGTCTTTCGAGGCGGATGAAACGCCGCAAAAGGCAGCGCCTCAACAGGACGGCGGACAGCGGGTTTCCCAATTCCAACGGGGTCAAGTCATTAACAACCGCTACACCATCTTGGGCGTTATCGGCCGCGGCGGTATGGGCTGCATCTATAAAGTCCATGATAATGTGTTGGGTGAAGATTTGGCACTGAAGACGCTGCTGCCTCAATTTACGACGGAGAAGATGGTGATTGACCGCTTTCTCAACGAGGCGCGCATTACACGGAAATTAACCCACCCGAATGTGGTGCGTGTCCATGATATCAGCACGACAGGGCAAGGCATCTTTATTTCTATGGAGTATGTGGAGGGGCAGTCCCTGCGCGCGCTGCTGGATCGCCTTGCGCCGGGTGAACGTATGCCGGCACGGCAGGTGCTGCATATTATCGACCAGCTGTGCCTCGCCTTGGATTACGCCCACGCGTATACGATACACCGGGATATCAAGCCTGAAAACGTCATGATTACGAAGGATAACCAAATCAAATTGATGGATTTTGGTATATCCAAACTCATGGATAACCGTTTTGCGACCTCCGTGTCCATGGTCATGGGAACGCCTTATTATATGTCGCCGGAGCAATACCGCAACTCGCGAGATGTGGATGCCCGTGCCGATATTTACAGTGTTGGGATCGTACTCTATGAAATGTTGACAGGCCATCTTCCCGTTGGTTCTGTTGGTACGCCGGCGTCGCTGGCTGTTTCACTGCCGCCTGCGTTGAGGGGTATTGTAGAGAAATGCATTGACCCGGACCGAAACAAGCGCTATGAAAGTGCTGGCTCGCTGCGCGAATCCATTGAGCCGATCCTTGAGATGCTTAATGAGGGCAAAGATCCGCAAAAGACCCTTTCCCGTCGACGCTACGGACATTCTAAAAGTTCCAGCTCTATTTTTCGGATCCTTGTTTTTGGAATTGCGGCGGCGGTCATCGTGGGCATCGGTTTGATGATGCTTTTCGTTTTGGAAAAGAGTAATGCTGCCGCTCCCGACGGCGGCGCTTATTCAGCTGTCTCCGTCGGAAAGGAGAACGATCCTTTCGCTGCTCTAGAACAACAGGTGCAAATTTTGTCATCGGTTGTGGATAAGGTTGCGAAATCGGGTAACGACGCTTCTCTCTGGGCGATCAAAGGGCGCAAGCTGTGGGAGGAAGCACAGGCTCCCGCACGGCAGGGCAATGAAGATGCGCTTCTCCAAGCCAGCGATGCCGTTCAGCATATGATGGCTGCGCTCATGTGCCCCCAAGACATGTGCTTTGTGCCGGCGGGCTACGTGAACTTAGACGGCGCGCCCGTTTATGTCCCCGGTTTCTTAATAGACATTCACGAGGTGTCTACCAAAGACTTTGCCCTTTTTCTCGATAATATGGGGGCGAAATGGAGCGCAAGCGCAGAACTGAAGATGCTGATGAGCACGTCCATAGAACTGCCTGTGTCCTATGTGTCTTGGTTTGATGCCCAAGGCTATGCCGCCTTTGCAGGGAAACAGCTGCCTTCGCGCAGACAGTGGGAACGTGCCGCACACGGAGATGCGCATGCGTCTTCCTTATACCCTTGGGGCGATGAATGGAAAGAGGGCGCGGCAAATGTGCACACAGACTCAAGCCGCCCAAGCGCCTCGTTTTCTGAGGACCTTTCTTGGGCGGGCTGTTATGATATGGCGGGTAATGTGGCAGAATGGACGGGCAGCGCGGTGAACCCTTTGGGCGCCGGGGAAAGACCTGATTTCGGGGATAAGATGTACATCTGCGGCGGCAGTTTTTTGAAGAGCCGCTTTTTGAATCAGGCCGATTACTACGACTTTGAAGGCAGGTCGTCCGATCTTGGATTTCGCTGTGTCATACCCCTCATTCCTTCTTTGGAAGAAGCGACTCGTTTGGCTGCGGAGAAACGCTAAGGCGGTGTCGTGCCGCAGTGTACGGGCGTATGGCGCCGCCTGTTTCACGGGTGATTTCTCTCCGCACTCGGTCTGATAGTATCTGAGGGTGTGCGGGGTTGGCGGCGATTGATTAACCGGGAAGGGCGTACATGTTAGGGTTGAAGCCCTGTTCGCCTTTCGATTTGATAAAGTAGACTGGCAACATGGGATATGCTATTCTATAACGTATAATTGACGTTGTGGCATGAAATTGCAAGAATAAGGTTTTGTGAATGGATAACAAGATATTAATCGGATTCTTTGTTTTTCTCGCCATTGTTCTTGTGTTGCCTATTGCGGTACAACAATACCGGCTGTCCCAAGAAGGTGGCGATAATCCGGGCATTACCGGGGGCGGGGAAGCGGCAGCAAAATCAAATAGCGATCCCTTGGCTTCCAACCCGGAATTGAATCAACTGCCTTTGTTGAATGAAATGAACTTGATCGGTACCGAATGGCAGGTTCAAATATCTCAATACAAAATCAAACTTACCCTCGCCTCCGGCGGTGTGTTCTATGCCACCCATCCGCTGTCAAAAGCCGTTGCAGGCGTAGATTATCTTGAGGGCCGCTGGCGTATAGACGGCAACAAGTTTTATCTTTCTATGTCCTTCGGCGGCAGAGATTATGCGGAAGAAGGCATCATCAGCGGCAATAACATTTACCATTTAGAG
This genomic window contains:
- a CDS encoding cytosolic protein, with product MKDRCPNKKINTSRCTCTYPGCTNHAVCCDCLHMHLANKELPGCCFPAEAEKSYDRSFRAFAKAWKLLSSEAINK
- a CDS encoding protein kinase, producing the protein MNEGGHSQCQKCGAPLSSVSFEADETPQKAAPQQDGGQRVSQFQRGQVINNRYTILGVIGRGGMGCIYKVHDNVLGEDLALKTLLPQFTTEKMVIDRFLNEARITRKLTHPNVVRVHDISTTGQGIFISMEYVEGQSLRALLDRLAPGERMPARQVLHIIDQLCLALDYAHAYTIHRDIKPENVMITKDNQIKLMDFGISKLMDNRFATSVSMVMGTPYYMSPEQYRNSRDVDARADIYSVGIVLYEMLTGHLPVGSVGTPASLAVSLPPALRGIVEKCIDPDRNKRYESAGSLRESIEPILEMLNEGKDPQKTLSRRRYGHSKSSSSIFRILVFGIAAAVIVGIGLMMLFVLEKSNAAAPDGGAYSAVSVGKENDPFAALEQQVQILSSVVDKVAKSGNDASLWAIKGRKLWEEAQAPARQGNEDALLQASDAVQHMMAALMCPQDMCFVPAGYVNLDGAPVYVPGFLIDIHEVSTKDFALFLDNMGAKWSASAELKMLMSTSIELPVSYVSWFDAQGYAAFAGKQLPSRRQWERAAHGDAHASSLYPWGDEWKEGAANVHTDSSRPSASFSEDLSWAGCYDMAGNVAEWTGSAVNPLGAGERPDFGDKMYICGGSFLKSRFLNQADYYDFEGRSSDLGFRCVIPLIPSLEEATRLAAEKR